In the genome of Montipora foliosa isolate CH-2021 chromosome 3, ASM3666993v2, whole genome shotgun sequence, one region contains:
- the LOC137996193 gene encoding uncharacterized protein: MVSEVPLMKGRDTVVRGVGFLFVASASVGREAMCLITFLITLGVAVVTHATKDVETAKGLRFLGVGYNILKGNPDGGGKLSLGGVDPGLLSTRKIFELTWDTNKTSNDRLYRVPDQVVFVHRSSCVKTTTNEVFSGAKSYQDKLKVDVEASAGYNAVLWSVAFSLSTSYEKMKKETTNNHKVFFEKKKVCNNGTARYQLDLARAEKYSVTKDFAAAVCSLPEEYDKGAYRKFIDNWGTHIVLKVVLGTKKTERRESSYTKIAKYAMENIGASVSGSGGYKGFSASLKVDVSKFKESTTDTTNFTENKVEFTSGGPDMPEPIKLKLMPIDKAVEDSFFSVLDQQYQCENLAQRKENFKKILQEYPQINDVSRPQDPEVRIPLTWPFGTYGLPMTKSGCPDGDFWHKGTRYHDTEDDDSDNYWSDPYDLAGKVDKNNMEQKFCMKTKSKTSEYELPWPKGKYCIYKKGDCPEGFGNGYVRWDDADGASTNKVTGQLPDGVYDKNTKIFFCCRDDGYTTNVINLSTNAPFVLLKHNTHQCQMVNNTKIKEEFFRWDNEDFIPHNTKAQGKHPFLDIDSNNLKIDYCYYYKST, encoded by the exons ATGGTCTCAGAAGTGCCCTTAATGAAAGGTAGAGACACTGTAGTAAGAGGTGTCGGGTTCCTGTTCGTTGCGTCAGCTTCGGTAGGTCG GGAAGCCATGTGTCTGATCACTTTTCTCATCACTCTTGGTGTTGCCGTTGTCACCCATGCTACCAAGGATGTGGAAACAGCCAAAGGTCTTAGATTTCTTGGTGTCGGCTATAATATTCTAAAAGGAAATCCTGACGGCGGCGGCAAATTGTCACTCGGTGGTGTCGACCCAGGTCTGCTCTCCACGAGAAAGATATTCGAACTGACATGGGATACAAATAAAACTTCTAATGATAGACTTTACAGGGTACCAGACCAGGTTGTCTTTGTTCATCGCTCATCCTGCGTCAAAACTACAACAAACGAAGTATTTTCCGGGGCCAAGTCTTATCAAGATAAACTCAAGGTTGATGTAGAAGCCAGCG CTGGTTACAACGCAGTTTTATGGAGTGTTGCCTTCAGTCTCAGTACAA GTTATGAGAAGATGAAAAAAGAGACAACAAATAATCACAAagtcttttttgaaaagaaaaaagtctgCAATAACGGCACAGCTCGATATCAACTGGACTTAGCTCGAGCTGAGAAGTATTCGGTTACGAAAGACTTTGCAGCTGCTGTGTGTAGTTTGCCCGAAGAGTACGATAAAGGAGCTTACCGTAAATTCATTGACAATTGGGGAACG CACATTGTGCTAAAGGTGGTGCTGGGAACTAAGAAGACAGAACGTCGCGAAAGTTCGTACACTAAAATTGCCAAGTATGCCATGGAAAAC ATAGGAGCATCGGTGTCCGGTTCAGGTGGGTACAAGGGATTTAGTGCCTCTTTGAAAGTTGATGTCAGTAAATTCAAGGAATCCACCACAGACACGACTAACTTTACCGAGAACAAGGTGGAATTCACATCTGGAGGTCCCGACATGCCTGAGCCCATTAAATTAAAGCTGATGCCTATTGACAAAGCTGTTGAAGATAGTTTTTTCAGTGTCCTTGACCAGCAATATCAATGTGAAAATTTGGCACAGCGAAAAGAGAACTTCAAAAAGATCTTGCAGGAATACCCGCAGATAAATGATGTTTCTAGACCACAAG ATCCTGAGGTACGCATTCCTCTTACTTGGCCATTCGGTACCTATGGTCTCCCCATGACAAAGTCAGGATGTCCGGATGGAGACTTTTGGCACAAGGGGACTCGTTACCATGACACCGAGGATGATGATTCAGACAACTATTGGTCTGACCCCTATGATTTAGCAGGCAAAGTCGATAAAAACAACATGGAACAAAAGTTTTGCATGAAGACAAAGAGCAAAACCTCTGAGTACGAGCTCCCTTGGCCCAAAGGAAAATACTGCATCTACAAGAAAGGAGATTGCCCTGAAG GTTTCGGGAACGGATACGTTCGGTGGGACGATGCAGATGGCGCTAGCACGAACAAGGTCACCGGTCAGCTACCAGACGGCGTTTATGACAAGAACACAAAAATCTTCTTCTGCTGTCGGGATGATGGATACACAACTAATGTCATTAATCTTTCCACTAACGCGCCCTTCGTTTTGCTCAAGCATAATACCCATCAATGTCAGATGGTCAATAATACCAAAATCAAGGAAGAATTTTTCCGCTGGGACAATGAAGATTTCATACCCCATAATACTAAAGCTCAAGGCAAACACCCCTTTTTGGATATCGACAGTAATAATCTCAAAATCGActactgttattattataaatcgACATAA